A genomic window from Rattus norvegicus strain BN/NHsdMcwi chromosome 9, GRCr8, whole genome shotgun sequence includes:
- the LOC120094816 gene encoding zinc finger protein 431-like isoform X2 — translation MDVLTYDDVHVNFTREEWALLDPSQKSLYKDVMQETYRNLTAIGYNWEDHTIEEHCQSFRRHGR, via the exons GATGTATTGACCTATGATGATGTACATGTGAACTTCACTCGAGAAGaatgggctttgctggatccttcacagaagagtctctacaaagatgtgatgcaggagacctacaggaacctcactgctatag GTTACAATTGGGAAGACCATACTATTGAAGAACATTGTCAAAGTttcagaagacatggaaggtaa
- the LOC120094816 gene encoding zinc finger protein 431-like isoform X1: MDVLTYDDVHVNFTREEWALLDPSQKSLYKDVMQETYRNLTAIGYNWEDHTIEEHCQSFRRHGRHERCHTGEKPSENTQCCKAFAQHSPLQRHKSTHTGEKLYEWQKSLLAAF; encoded by the exons GATGTATTGACCTATGATGATGTACATGTGAACTTCACTCGAGAAGaatgggctttgctggatccttcacagaagagtctctacaaagatgtgatgcaggagacctacaggaacctcactgctatag GTTACAATTGGGAAGACCATACTATTGAAGAACATTGTCAAAGTttcagaagacatggaag GCATGAAAGatgtcatactggagagaaaccctctgAAAATACTCAGTgttgtaaagcctttgcacaacatAGTCCTCTCCAAAgacataaaagcacacatactggagagaaactctatGAAT GGCAGAagagtcttctggctgccttctga